One Maniola jurtina chromosome 24, ilManJurt1.1, whole genome shotgun sequence DNA window includes the following coding sequences:
- the LOC123877742 gene encoding uncharacterized protein LOC123877742, with the protein MTWSNNVIVNLLDDLGSSSHDRYWQSKKKPLLLTTYDECRQCNIYSSDVLDMYQIDVWVSYINLNRVIRANLDCLSVAKKEVEPDCLKYLVINELQEKYKSWVHIYTDGSKNNMGLGAAFCHLGERKSVMFKTNQQICIMTMELVAISEALKYISGLSGQYFVIFSDSRSALQHLARCASGYSRGLPIAFEILKQIYDFRHINLRLQWVPSHIGLRGNEEADKLAKSAINVGKELSIVPFFTEILNSFKNKCCDKFKEYFDIRSREKGIWYKTIQCQPPRFPWFGNTCLSRKYISIIDVFLHRQ; encoded by the exons ATGACTTGGTCAAATAATGTAATTGTGAATCTTTTAGATGATCTTGGCTCAAGCTCTCATGATAGATATTGGCAGTCGAAAAAAAAGCCATTATTGCTAACCACATATGACGAATGTAGACAATGTAACATTTATTCTTCTGATGTACTAGACATGTACCAAATTGATGTATGGGTGtcttatataaatttaaataggGTAATCAGGGCGAATTTAGATTGTTTATCGGTAGCAAAAAAAGAAGTTGAACCTGATTGTCTAAAATACTTGGTAATTAATGAACTACAAGAAAAATATAAGAGCTGGGTACACATTTATACAGATGGGTCCAAAAATAATATGGGTTTGGGAGCAGCTTTTTGCCATTTAGGTGAAAGGAAATCAGTTATGTTTAAAACAAATCAACAAATTTGTATTATGACAATGGAGCTCGTTGCAATTTCAGAAGCTTTGAAATACATTTCTGGATTAAGCGGGCAATATTTTGTTATCTTTTCAGATAGCAGAAGTGCCTTGCAACACCTAGCTCGATGCGCCTCTGGATATAGCAGAGGTCTACCGATAGCTTTCGAAATCTTGAAACAAATATATGATTTTAGGCACATAAATCTGCGATTGCAATGGGTTCCTTCTCATATAGGCCTAAGAGGAAACGAGGAGGCTGATAAACTAGCGAAATCGGCAATAAATGTTGGTAAAGAATTGTCCATTGTAccattttttacagaaattttaaatagttttaaaaataaatgttgtgaTAAATTTAAGGAATACTTTGATATAAGAAGTAGGGAAAAAGGAATTTGGTATAAAACTATCCAATGTCAGCCTCCTCGTTTCCCTTGGTTTGGTAATACTTGTTTAAGTAGAAAATATATA TCTATTATTGATGTATTTCTGCATAGGCAGTAA
- the LOC123877740 gene encoding uncharacterized protein LOC123877740 encodes MADDVMSYDSKCDEIQVYGEQELCVVQSGEYGNNGSTPKKVDKRPRETEDSSEDGFTTVARRKSKRHIRTESYENDRSFSENNENMSGTYYEVSLFGLQILPKQMAFARLLRDENISNVLKIKYKSPYKIFIQFSDKNQAEKFMNLKKLTELDIRAQFTNQGNLSYGIIKGVDVGTSEKELLENLKCDYDIISARRLKRVNKEGKWVESETVRLCFKNPFAPLSIYAYGFKFDVERFEFPVSRCSGCWSFGHIKRFCKLNKNICPKCGGAHDNCEIKEYKCINCKGPHMALDKSCPFFRKEKKIRFIMSENNVTYKTALEIYLKNQKEEKANNSREEVDIDLDRSNTVPVSESTTARSYSSVLKTTAIVHGKEKKDEQSDNIIINENQNKDKKKKRVKKTDNMNNSESQNERMDYDGSQESDQDTQDESTEKARTRKRNRFDFWKLFNRIKEIVLSEENWCDKVMLVVRAVFEECKLFLVNFLSEGKLYDVFSKFLFNG; translated from the coding sequence aTGGCGGATGATGTTATGAGTTACGATAGTAAGTGTGACGAAATTCAAGTGTATGGGGAACAAGAATTATGTGTCGTACAAAGTGGCGAGTATGGAAATAATGGGTCTACGCCGAAAAAAGTCGATAAGAGGCCGCGGGAGACCGAAGACAGTAGTGAGGATGGATTTACAACGGTGGCgagaagaaaatcaaagagacatATTAGAACTGAGTCTTATGAAAACGACAGGTCATTCAGTGAAAATAACGAAAACATGAGCGGTACTTATTATGAAGTGAGTTTATTTGGATTACAAATTCTTCCAAAACAGATGGCTTTTGCTAGGTTGTTAAGAGACGAAAATATTTCTAATgtgcttaaaataaagtataaaagtccatataaaatatttatacaatttAGTGATAAAAATCAAGCCGAAAAATTTAtgaatttgaaaaaactaaCAGAGTTGGATATAAGAGCTCAGTTTACAAATCAAGGTAATTTGTCTTACGGGATTATTAAGGGAGTTGACGTAGGTACAAGCGAAAAGGAGTTGCTAGAAAATTTGAAGTGTGACTATGATATAATTTCAGCTAGACGATTGAAACGTGTAAATAAGGAGGGTAAGTGGGTTGAAAGCGAAACTGTGAGATTATGCTTTAAAAACCCCTTTGCGCCGTTATCGATATATGCATATGGATTTAAATTTGACGTCGAACGATTTGAGTTTCCGGTGTCAAGATGCTCTGGGTGCTGGTCTTTTGGACACATTAAGAGATTTTGTAAGTTAAATAAGAATATTTGCCCGAAATGTGGTGGAGCTCATGATAATTGTGAAATCAAagaatataaatgtattaattGTAAAGGTCCGCACATGGCTCTAGACAAGTCTTGCCCCTTttttagaaaagaaaaaaagattcgaTTTATAATGAGTGAGAATAATGTTACGTACAAAACAGCGCTAGAGATAtatttgaaaaatcaaaaagaagaGAAGGCAAACAATTCGAGAGAGGAAGTTGATATAGATCTTGACAGAAGCAATACAGTTCCGGTATCAGAGAGTACAACGGCTAGAAGTTACAGTAGCGTGCTGAAAACGACAGCTATAGTACATGGAAAGGAAAAGAAGGATGAGCAatcagataatataataataaatgaaaaccaaaataaggacaaaaagaaaaagagagtTAAGAAAACTGATAACATGAATAATAGTGAATCTCAGAACGAGAGAATGGATTATGATGGAAGTCAGGAAAGTGATCAAGATACACAAGATGAATCTACAGAAAAAGCGAGGACAAGAAAACGAAATAGATTTGATTTTTGGAAGCTGTTTAATAGAATTAAGGAGATTGTATTATCTGAAGAAAATTGGTGTGATAAAGTGATGTTAGTGGTAAGAGCTGTTTTTGAAGAGTGTAAGttgtttttagttaattttttgagtGAAGGAAAATTGTATGACGTTTTTtcaaagtttctttttaatgGCTAA